In Nicotiana tabacum cultivar K326 chromosome 10, ASM71507v2, whole genome shotgun sequence, the DNA window TATaatataccattttggtatacaATATAAATCTGTCTTGTTGGCTAGTTCAACTCAATTTCaacccaaaatttaaaaatctaGTCTAAAATCTCCAACAAATTGACTCAAAATATAGCCACTTCCTCCAACTAACATTTCGAACATACCCAATTAGGATCGGATCAAAATAACCACAAACTCAACAAACCCAATTTatgagtttcaagcttcaaggtcCTCCAACGGCAGATTAATGTTTGTCACAATTAAATCTTCAAAAAATCATTATTAACACCAAAACTTGTCACAAAGAGTGTCGGCAATTAAAATTTGTTATTACGTACATAACCTCACAAATTTGTAGCAAACTGAAATCTTAGAAATTTTTATCCTTTTTTGATAGATCTTTCttttttagctttttttttttgctgggACAAATGATAAAGATAGGAGAGAGAGGTAGATAGATCATATATCTAATGAAAAATTATAGGAATAttgacaaaaggaaagaaagagaaagaggagAGAAAATGATAAGAGAAAGAAAGCAAAAAGGAGGAGAAAAATTAGCTTTAACAAGAACAAAACGGGAAGAAGGATTAACGGGGAATTTCTTTGGGTTGCATAGGTATATATTGTAATTTTTTCTAGAATAGATAAAGGCGGGTAATTATTTTGGGTAGAATAGGTATATAGCATAATTTGCTCTTTTTTAAAACTCTTTGCCCATCAAATAACTAGGTTCACATAAAACGGAAGGAGTGCCATATATAAAtgggaaaaattcaaaaatagccagatttacaagtggtcattcaaaaatagccacagtttcaaaagtcatcgaaatttagccacttttcatgtaaagaaaaatctgaacgaaaatattgttcaaaatccggaaaatattccagtatattatactggagttacaacaaattatgctggaactccagcatattatactggagtttggagttccagtatactttgctggaactccagtataatatacggaagttccagcaaagtatactggaactccagtatattatactgcaGCCAGTAAAGTATACCGGTctaatataatatgctggaagttcatgcACAGATACAccaaactctagtatattatgctggaccggtctctgttgcaacaaaatagtagctatttttcaatgacttggcaaacgctggctattttaaatgactagtccgaaaactggttagaccgtgctattttattatataaatagatAATTAGAAATACACCTTACTCTATTTTGATAAGATATCGCATCATAGACCGGAGTTGAAAGAGAGATGCTCAAACTATTGAATTTAAGGCTAAATGGTAGACAACTAAAGTAGTTATAGAGATACATATCTTAATCAATAAACTAATAATGAAAAAGGTACACGTTAGCTAATTTAATTGTACAATGTAGGAAGAGGATTGGGAAAAGTGAATTATTCTCCTTATCCAGATATCACTATCGGAAGTTTATCTAGACAATCAAATATTCCTAATAGCATAACAGTTATAAGCATTTGctttttgttttctattattagGTTTTCTTCAAGAAGTTCTCttacttatatttttataattgcacCCTCTAATGTGCAGGGTTTGTCTCAAATATGGATGTTCTAAACTTCATTTTTAAATAGTcttcttgaatagcttcatttaTTAGCTAATGAAGAATTTTTATACTGTCATGCCACATAAAAGATAACtacaaataattatttataaaacgAGAGACTACTAACTTAAAAGATAAGACAAATTACCTGCAATAACATATTATTCACCGGTAGTATGAAAAACCTTTATAGTACCAGTGTACATAACTTAACGGTATGTCCCGGGCTATGCTCGGGCCCAACAACTATTTAGTTGGCATTTAGCCATAAATTTTGAaagtttttcttttcaattttttttcaagaatgtgtttgtttatagatttaatttagttttaggagattttgaaaatcaaaacttcaaattctaaATATAGCTTAAGACCTCCTTTTAGGCTAATCATGACAATTTTGGactttttcataaaaaaaataaccTTTTAACATATCGAAATTTGCCCCAAAAttaatgtccaaacacattttgaTTTCAAATCAAACTTCAGCCAAATcagctttttcaaaaaatattcgGAAATCTATGTCCAAATGATTCCTTAGTGTTGTTGTTAACATTATTCTTAAATGTCACTCCCTTCTCCATTTAAATTCGCCGTGTTGATTTTATATATGATAATAGAATTATCCCTTTAGGAACTATTTTTAAAAATCGACTATGCTCTTCTTCTTTTTAGTAAATCAAATTTGAATATATGAAGAATCCGTATCTATACGTATATTTTTGGTTCTAAATGTTGGAGTGCAATTTTAGTtccaatattaaaaaaatactcTTATGTTTGAGTTTATCTTCAAACAATCAATAGATATTTTGAAATTACTTAAAATCATTAATAAGATAATTTACATAAAATGTTTTGTTACTCCATTTAAAAGCAACTAAATTGGTGAAAGCTCTTGATAAGAGTGGCACTTCATTGTtaaatttggtgggtagatcgaCATCTTGATCTGAAAGACGTGACACTGTTGTTTCCTCCTAGTTTAATCATTTGTTGAAGCACATTTCTAATGTATTGATTTAAGTTTATTTCCCCCTGTGTATTTCAATatatttcttttttgctttagATATATTTTAAGGATATTGTAAATATTTCAAGTATGATacaattgttataaaataaagactataaagtaaaaaCAAGTATAGAgaaaaactgatatattattcgaattcaaactgatatacataatgaactgaaatctcttctatttatagaagaaaggaagccgTTGTGTAAGCttctactataccagatatgaataatcttctactgagagcaatatttatccataacggagtactgaaaggataagcttattatacccgatatggataatcttctaccaccgggtatcgaagtgataagcttcttcaggaagcttatttccaatagagtacttaaatagataaacatatttacgatGGAGTcacatatggataagcttcttcaggaagtttatttacaacggagtctaaatgaatatccataatataatatatttataacaacaatTTATTTATAGTCACTAAAAAGTTCTTCTAATAATCTTAAGATCTTTCATTAAAAGATATAAAAATTTAAACAGAAATAAAAATTGATTTAAACATATAAATTCACAATGTTTTGCATGAATTAAAAGTCTAGTGAGAGCACGagtagccaaaaaaaaaaaaaaaaaaaagagagagagagagaagttgGAGGTGACATATGAATAGTACGTGTGAAATATGGAGTCAAATGGGCCCAGCTTTTGTAGTACGTGTCTTCAAAGTTACATGTGGAAAAGATAGAATTTTTGGGGCCCGCAATGCAAATAAGATATAGCATGCAGAAGTACACATATAATGCAGTCAAGTGCAACAaagttaaagaagaaaaaaaatgataaaattacaAAACTATCCTTATGCAAGCAAGCATGTTGACGGAGAGGAGCCAGCTAACTCACACTTATAGAATAGTAGAATAAAGAGGGAAATTACTTTTTGCCTTTTTGCAGTATGTGATGGTCGTACTGAAAGGATCATTGGACATATCATTTGGAGGGAACAAGGAACCAGCTGCATTTGCTGAGATTGTATCCATGGGTGGCATTGACTCTGATGTCAAGAGAAACCTTATTGCTACCCTTGGCACCATTTTGCACAACAGGTTTTCCATTCCCAGAACCCGATTCTTTCTCAAGGTTTACGATACAACCATGCCTCGCAAACAGTCAAAACTCTAATTTTCTCAAACCCACTTGTATTGATCATTCTCCTtgtgttttaagaagcatggtaTAGCAGTATATCTATCCATGATATAGTTCACGTTTCTTTCAGATATTTCAGATAAAAGCAACTACTCCTATTTTGAAGAAGTTTTGCTGAAGAAAGAGCTACATAAAAGATAATAAGCAATACTATCTAAACTGAACTCGATTCTACAAGATGTAATACTTTCTGTTTTCTTTCCAAGAGTAACCACTTTACTACTTTCAAAAGTTCAGAAAATTCCTTCAAGCCTCAACTAAAAGTATTAACCTTATACACAACTGCAGAATTACATATACTGATCTTATCCACAAATTCAAAATGATGGATATAAAAATTGTTGGACAAAGGACGCCTAAGTTTCTAAGAAGAAATTACCGCTCCATATCAGCTTTATATCGGAAGCAGAGTTCAGCATTCGTCTAAAACTATGGCCGAGGAAAAACACCTTTTCCCGATAGCCCTCAAGTTAGGTGTTTGCCAACCTTTACCCTCCTTATAACATTCAATCTGCATCCACAACACTTGAGCGTTAGCTAACAGgagaatatatatgtatatatgtgtgtgtgtgaacATACAAGAAACTAAGCATGAGATGATGGTACATACCGTATCTACTATCTCCTCATTGGATTGAACCCCTCCAATTACATAGATGGATTCCTTTAGAACAGCAGCAGCTGAGTACCCCCTTGAATGGTTCATTGGCTCTCCAATCATCCATGTCTCCAGACGGGGGTCATATATCTCAATGCTTGGCACCATTGTAGATCCATCATAGCCACCGACTGCATATCTACATGGCAATTGTAAAGCTAAACGAAATGAAAACACTCGCAAAGTCAAACAAAAATAACGAGTATTTACTAACCCTAGTAGAAGATGGCGAAAACCATGATAAAAAACACCCCCCGGAAAAAGATGACGATTTATACAATATACATCTACCCTTGAGGGCAGTGAACATCACTAAAATACAGAAAAAAGGAGAAGAACGTACAACTTTCCACTCAAGGCAACCAACGCATGGCATCCTCTCTTTGTGTTCATACTTGCAATTTTTGTCCTGGAATGTTCTCTGGGATCAAATCTTTCAGCAGTCCTGAAGTAATAGCTAGTAAGAAAGAAGCCACAGGAgaataaaacataaaagttgaaCTACAAACAGCTTTACATATGCAGATAATCTATACTTAATGTAGCAAAAACAGTTTCGCAGACTTCTCGAGAAATACATAGAGGTAGCATAAAAAAAGAAGGTAGATGTAGGAAAAGTACAAGAATCTCTACTTCTTGGGGAAGACCATGGAAAACAATACTTCATGGTTTGAGAAAATGAGGCTGACATGGGAATTATCAGAAAAAGAACGTTAATTGTGCTAACTTACGCCAGGTAATTGCTTCCATCATATCCACCAACAGCATATAATGCACCATTGATTTCTGCTGCAGCAAGAGCAAATCTCTGCAAATATACAATGCATGGAAACAAATTCACATCAAAGGAGAAAACATAAGACTTGAAACAAATGAGATGCTTCCAGACACTAACTAATCCAATTAAAGACAGATGGAGGTCCTGGAATTCCAAGCTTTGCTAGCAAATATTTCCCACAATGGACTTAGCTATTGTGGATaacacaaacaaaacaaaatacgaCATTTTAACCAATTCTTACCCTCTACCACCTTACTTATCAACACTTTCTTAAATCCTTAAAACTACTTCAATATAAGGCCAAGAGGATTAAACAAAGAGACAAAAAGATTTGGAGATTAAGGACAAGATTAACTCATATAGATTTGCTATAAAAACTAAAATGATGAGAATAACTTTCAAAGTGTGATACAAATCAGCATTCTGGTCAAAACTTAGATTTTTGACTGAAATGATCTGTCACATTGCAAATTATTTTTGCCCGGCCCAACAAAACCCAAACTTTTAGCTTTACAGATGCTTTTTGTCTCTTTACACTATTATTACCAAGGAAACGATAAcagaacataaaaaaaaatacaacaggATCACAAGAGTTAACCTTCTGCAACATGGATTGTGTATTCATCCATCGTCCTACTTCAGGATCATACATTTCAACCTCTGAAAAGCATTCAATCCCATTTCCACCACCAAGCACAAATATTTTGTCCTTCAAAGCAGCACCAGCTAAGCTACCCTTTTTCTGTTTCAGAGAAGGGCACTGAGTCCACTTATTATCAACTGGGTTATATGATTCAACTtcaaaagaaaagagttcagcATTGTCAGCAACTTGAGAGAGATATGGGGATAACGGGTGGGCAGAGAAGTAAGTACAAAACTGTACCTGTGTCGTACCACAAGCTTCCAGTTCCACCACCAAATACATAAAGTTCTCCACTCAGCTTTGCAACTGACGCATATGCACGAACTGAATTCATTGGTTTAAGTGACTTTAACACATCAAGTGAAGGCATATACGAGTCCAAAGCTGATAACCATGATACACCATCATATCCACCAGTAAGGAAAATGGACTCATGCTTCAGGTGTACATCATCATTGCAGTCAATCATTATTTCATCAGCACGTGCACAAACAGTATTTGAGGATTCCAGCATCATACATTTATATTTTAACTGAGTAATCTCTTGTTCTGCGTAAGCCTGAAACTCCAAACCACCTAGAGTTACTAGGTATTAACTTCTTACCTTTATATATACAACTGCATGTTTACCCAAACGGTATGAAATTGGACGAAGTTAAAATCCTAGAAACAGACTTTGGGAGTTCTGGAAATCCGAATTTGCTTGCTGTCATTCTCAAAGAATATAACATTTAATGCCACGTTCAGTTACACCTCTGTTTCATTTTGGCTACAGCCATACACACTACGAACCCAATGTCGTTCCTATTGGTTCATATTCTTGATATACTAACAATCATTATAACCAGTTCTAATCTGTTGAATTTATAGATCTGGTCTCACAAAAACCAATAAGAGTTCTTTAATATGGAGGCTCTCAGCTAAAAGATTTTCTTCTAACATGTAGGACAAAGACTAAATTAATATTCCCATCCCAGAACAATAACGAGTGCTTGGGGAAGAAAAGTAATACCCCTTCACGAACCCAAGCCTATTTCAAATATTTTGTTAGCCCAGTGGATAATCTCAATTTCAAGTATTTTGTGTTCAATGATTTTAAAAACTAATTTAGGACTTCAAAACATATCAAACTATGTGTTTATAACCACACTACTCATGTTGTGTTTTATCCCTCCATTTGTTCTTTGCAGTAAAAAAACCAGTGTACAGCCGATTCAAACTCTGTGTATGACATCAAAACACTAAGATATAATGTATCTAAGAAATTTCCTGTTCTTCACCCGTTATCAACCAAATACTTGGAATTCCACTTAGAGCATCTTAATAAACTAAAGTAAACATCCATCCCTGTTTCACTCGTTCTTCTTTTCTAAAGTTTTTTAGGAGCAatccaaatttaaaaataatggTCAACCAAATATTTCGCTCCATTTAGCCCCATTATTTcatcacacaaaaaaaaaagcattTGGCTCCATTTAGTCTCTGAACCTTGAAGACTATCCTAGGATATTGCATATTCCTGTCGTTTCACCTTATTTTAAGCAAGGAAACAAACCTTTAGTTTCTTATAGAGAGTATTAAATCATTTGCATGACAACTCACTGAACCGAATATGAGCATTAACAGTCTCAATCAGTTAGTATCATCTTTTACATTGTTTATGGATTATCGTTATTGTAAGAACAGTAAGGTTTCAGTATATTTTCTCATGCCCTCTCACCACCCACCTcctagaaaacaaagggaaagagGAAAAACATATATCTTTTGGTTCCTCGTAGTACCAAAAGACATCCAACATAGAGCAAGTTCTAGCATTATTAGTAACTCGCAAAGAGAAATTAGTAAGGCTAGTAATTTTAGCACAGAATAGAGATGTCACCATAACACCGAGAATGCAAAGAGATAAGGTTTACCAGCTTCCGCTCCAAATTATCCACCTTATGAATGTGCTCTTCCTTAAAAGCTTTCAGTTCTTCTATTCCTTGAAGAAGCTACAAAAGAACAAAATAGCTCAAGTCATGTAAAGCGGTAAGATGCTGCTGTGGGGGACAAAAATCGGCAGATGAACAACCTGAGCTATAACAGATGGATAACCAGTTGAGTCATAGGAGCAGTCTACATTCTGCTCTTCCTGCAAAGTTTCTTGCCCAATGATTGCATCATTTATAGACGGAGGAACGAAAGCATTGGTGGTTTCCTCTGAAGGCCCATTTGTAATGCCACCTGAGAGTTCCCGCTGAAGGGCCAATTCTTTAAGTTTTATGTATATAAGATCCTTCTCATCCAATTCTGCCTGATCATCTGGCTGCTGGATACCATTTGAATGTAGAGAAGTGTCTCTAGCCCCCAATTTCCCCTTCAAACCAGATGTGTTGGCAAAAATATCTTCCAAGTCCTGTGACTTAAAATACTCATTTTCCT includes these proteins:
- the LOC107771314 gene encoding uncharacterized protein LOC107771314, giving the protein MYTLLLHCKQETIYYPVGLKGLSYEDRRTQPIMVNASAVASNQANNARGFRNLSRSQLGGVIFGCKNNTMRECLSKQLFGLPVQHFSYVKNIDPGLPLFLFNFSDRKLYGIYEAAGSGQMYIDQYAWTSDGSFKTQFPAQVQIRVRLQCQPLLESQFKPLIMDNYFSQNHFWYELDHVQAGKLIPKLSSLAYTPSSSPSQNSAKQRSIILGLPANDKREENEYFKSQDLEDIFANTSGLKGKLGARDTSLHSNGIQQPDDQAELDEKDLIYIKLKELALQRELSGGITNGPSEETTNAFVPPSINDAIIGQETLQEEQNVDCSYDSTGYPSVIAQLLQGIEELKAFKEEHIHKVDNLERKLAYAEQEITQLKYKCMMLESSNTVCARADEIMIDCNDDVHLKHESIFLTGGYDGVSWLSALDSYMPSLDVLKSLKPMNSVRAYASVAKLSGELYVFGGGTGSLWYDTVESYNPVDNKWTQCPSLKQKKGSLAGAALKDKIFVLGGGNGIECFSEVEMYDPEVGRWMNTQSMLQKRFALAAAEINGALYAVGGYDGSNYLATAERFDPREHSRTKIASMNTKRGCHALVALSGKLYAVGGYDGSTMVPSIEIYDPRLETWMIGEPMNHSRGYSAAAVLKESIYVIGGVQSNEEIVDTIECYKEGKGWQTPNLRAIGKRCFSSAIVLDEC